A section of the Amycolatopsis sp. AA4 genome encodes:
- a CDS encoding LacI family DNA-binding transcriptional regulator: protein MSLAKVAREAGVAVSTVSRYVRGELNVASETARRIDAALSAEGHPPVRKQVTGLSLGLVVPSLDNPYFSTLADAVADAAAEDGIDVFTALTGSSPSRERASVERLMRAPDVGGLIYLGMNSTNEAFAGRLAGDFPVVFLDEYVEAAGPRIAHVTANSFGGAYQATTHLISQGHRLIAHVGGPAGLRTADQREAGYRAALKAHGIAVDEAMIVRGTFSSAFGMNFFAHMARAGAEPTAVFTASDIAAVGLLEAARRAGVKVPADLSVIGCDGITLGEWTSPRLTTVAQPTEQMARKAVDEITRLAAGESPADHVLSMQLVVRESTQEYSG from the coding sequence ATGTCGCTGGCGAAGGTGGCCCGAGAGGCCGGAGTGGCCGTGTCGACGGTGTCGAGGTACGTCCGGGGAGAGCTCAATGTCGCCTCCGAGACGGCCCGGCGCATCGACGCCGCGCTGTCCGCCGAAGGGCATCCGCCGGTCCGGAAACAGGTCACCGGGCTGAGCCTCGGCCTGGTGGTCCCCTCACTGGACAACCCGTACTTCTCCACGCTGGCGGACGCGGTGGCCGACGCCGCCGCGGAGGACGGCATCGACGTGTTCACCGCCCTCACCGGCTCGTCGCCGTCGCGGGAGCGCGCGAGCGTCGAACGGCTGATGCGGGCGCCGGACGTGGGCGGGCTGATCTACCTGGGGATGAACAGCACCAACGAGGCCTTCGCGGGCCGGCTGGCGGGCGACTTCCCGGTGGTTTTCCTGGACGAGTACGTCGAAGCCGCCGGACCGCGGATCGCGCACGTCACCGCGAACAGCTTCGGCGGCGCCTACCAGGCGACCACCCACCTGATCTCCCAGGGCCACCGGCTCATCGCCCACGTCGGCGGCCCGGCCGGGCTGCGGACGGCCGACCAGCGCGAGGCCGGGTACCGGGCGGCGCTGAAAGCGCACGGGATCGCGGTGGACGAAGCGATGATCGTGCGCGGCACGTTCAGTTCGGCGTTCGGCATGAACTTCTTCGCGCACATGGCACGGGCCGGCGCGGAGCCGACCGCCGTGTTCACCGCCAGCGACATCGCCGCCGTCGGACTGCTCGAAGCGGCCCGCCGCGCCGGGGTCAAGGTGCCGGCCGACCTGTCGGTGATCGGCTGCGACGGAATCACCCTCGGCGAGTGGACGTCGCCGCGGCTCACGACCGTTGCGCAACCGACCGAGCAGATGGCGCGCAAAGCGGTCGACGAGATCACCCGCCTCGCGGCCGGCGAGAGCCCCGCGGACCACGTGCTCTCCATGCAGCTCGTCGTCCGCGAATCGACCCAGGAGTACTCCGGATGA
- a CDS encoding peptide MFS transporter, with product MNEQTMASARDRRFFGHPRGLATLFFVEMWERFSYYGMSAILLYYLYDRTSSGGLGLDKATSSALVSIYGALVFMSGVGGGWLADRVLGMRRAVQVGGGLIMCGHLALAVPGGLPALLVSMLLIVAGTGLLKPNVSSLVGELYSTRDNRRDAGFSVFYLGINLGAFVAPYLVGTLGQKVDYHLGFGLAAVGMAAGLLVFARGRKQLGDAGEAPTNPLRAGERRRVAVRAGAGVVALAVLVAVFGLAGALTVRTLINAVTVLAVVLPVAYLAMMLRSPRTDAVERSRLIAYIPLFLGAVCYWVVNEQTSSVLAQFADKRTDLEIFGFSVPSSWFQSLNPIATLVLAPTFAWWWIKLGDRQPATPRKFALGLLLGGASFVLMAGPGLLHGVDQLASPWWLVASYFVVICGSMCLSPVGLSATTKLAPRAFLAQMMSLWFLASAAASGINAQLVQLYRADTEIGYFAGVGAAVMAAGVGLLLLAPWVQRRMGGVR from the coding sequence ATGAACGAGCAGACAATGGCGTCCGCGCGTGATCGACGGTTTTTCGGTCATCCTCGGGGGCTGGCCACATTATTCTTCGTGGAGATGTGGGAGCGGTTCTCCTATTACGGGATGTCCGCGATTCTCCTCTACTACTTGTACGACCGCACTTCTTCCGGCGGCCTGGGACTCGACAAGGCGACGTCCTCGGCGCTGGTGTCGATTTACGGCGCGCTGGTGTTCATGTCCGGCGTCGGCGGCGGATGGCTGGCCGACCGGGTGCTCGGCATGCGGCGTGCGGTGCAGGTCGGCGGCGGGTTGATCATGTGCGGGCATCTGGCGCTCGCGGTGCCGGGCGGGTTGCCCGCGCTGCTGGTGTCGATGTTGCTGATCGTGGCCGGGACTGGATTGCTCAAGCCTAATGTGTCCAGTTTGGTCGGTGAGCTTTATTCGACGCGGGACAACCGCCGTGACGCTGGGTTTTCCGTGTTCTACCTGGGGATCAACCTGGGTGCGTTCGTCGCGCCGTATCTCGTCGGGACGTTGGGGCAGAAGGTCGATTACCACCTCGGGTTCGGGCTCGCGGCGGTAGGGATGGCGGCCGGGCTGCTGGTGTTTGCCCGTGGGCGCAAGCAATTGGGCGACGCGGGGGAAGCACCGACGAACCCGTTGCGGGCGGGGGAGCGGCGGCGGGTCGCGGTGCGGGCGGGGGCCGGGGTGGTCGCGCTGGCGGTGCTGGTCGCGGTGTTCGGGCTCGCGGGCGCGCTGACGGTCCGGACGTTGATCAACGCGGTGACGGTGCTCGCGGTCGTGTTGCCGGTGGCGTACCTCGCGATGATGTTGCGCAGCCCGCGGACGGACGCGGTCGAGCGGTCTCGGTTGATCGCCTACATTCCGCTTTTCCTGGGCGCGGTGTGCTATTGGGTGGTCAACGAGCAGACCAGTTCGGTGCTGGCGCAGTTCGCGGACAAGCGCACGGATCTGGAGATTTTCGGGTTCTCCGTGCCGTCGTCGTGGTTCCAGTCGCTGAACCCGATCGCGACGCTCGTGCTGGCTCCGACGTTCGCGTGGTGGTGGATCAAACTGGGCGACCGGCAACCCGCCACGCCGCGGAAGTTCGCACTCGGGTTGCTGCTCGGCGGGGCGTCGTTTGTCTTGATGGCCGGGCCGGGTCTGCTGCACGGCGTCGACCAACTGGCGAGTCCGTGGTGGCTGGTGGCGAGTTACTTCGTGGTGATCTGCGGGTCGATGTGCTTGTCGCCGGTGGGGCTTTCGGCCACGACAAAGCTGGCGCCGCGGGCGTTTCTCGCCCAGATGATGAGTTTGTGGTTCCTCGCGTCCGCGGCGGCGAGCGGGATCAATGCGCAACTGGTGCAGTTGTACCGCGCGGACACGGAGATCGGCTACTTCGCCGGAGTCGGCGCGGCGGTGATGGCGGCGGGCGTCGGGTTGCTGCTGCTGGCACCGTGGGTGCAGCGGCGGATGGGCGGCGTGCGGTGA
- a CDS encoding ribokinase, with the protein MSPAVAVVASLNVDHIVQAPRIPEPGETLLGFSTSRELGGKGGNQAVAAARLGADVAVLGCVGQDEDGDEYLKALVAEGIDVTHVRRSPLPTGRAAITVDAEGVNSIVVVAGANADIPAPAAETAIGELPGLRVVVGQLEAAADATERAFAAARERGVLTILNTAPAADAAGKLVPFSDVVVANEIEFRQLTGEDPFNDNGLRGGSAELFAAGCRWVIVTLGAKGCAVLDASSSTHVPAVAVQAVDTTAAGDSFVGALAARLAEIPGAPETADVVTACAFAAKVAAVVVTRHGAHPSLPTLAEVLDT; encoded by the coding sequence ATGAGCCCGGCAGTAGCGGTCGTCGCGTCGCTCAACGTCGACCACATCGTCCAAGCGCCGCGGATTCCCGAGCCGGGGGAGACGCTCCTGGGCTTCTCGACGAGCCGGGAACTGGGCGGAAAAGGCGGCAACCAGGCGGTCGCCGCCGCCCGGCTCGGCGCGGACGTGGCCGTGCTCGGCTGCGTCGGCCAGGACGAGGACGGCGACGAGTACCTGAAAGCCCTTGTCGCGGAAGGCATCGACGTCACCCACGTGCGCCGGTCGCCGCTGCCCACCGGCCGGGCCGCGATCACGGTCGACGCGGAGGGCGTCAACTCGATCGTCGTCGTGGCCGGAGCGAACGCCGACATTCCCGCCCCCGCAGCCGAAACAGCGATCGGCGAGTTGCCCGGCCTTCGGGTTGTCGTAGGCCAGCTGGAGGCCGCGGCAGACGCGACGGAACGCGCCTTCGCGGCCGCTCGCGAGCGCGGCGTGCTGACGATCCTCAACACCGCGCCCGCCGCCGACGCAGCCGGAAAGCTGGTGCCGTTCAGCGATGTGGTGGTGGCGAACGAGATCGAGTTCCGCCAGCTCACCGGCGAAGACCCCTTTAACGACAACGGTTTGCGGGGCGGCAGCGCCGAATTGTTCGCGGCAGGCTGCCGATGGGTGATCGTGACGCTGGGCGCGAAGGGCTGCGCAGTCCTCGACGCGTCGTCGTCCACGCACGTCCCGGCGGTCGCTGTCCAGGCGGTCGACACTACTGCCGCAGGGGATTCGTTCGTCGGCGCCCTCGCGGCCCGGCTCGCGGAGATCCCCGGTGCGCCGGAGACCGCCGATGTCGTGACGGCTTGCGCCTTCGCCGCAAAGGTCGCCGCGGTCGTAGTGACGCGGCACGGGGCGCATCCGTCGCTGCCAACCTTGGCGGAGGTGCTCGACACCTGA
- a CDS encoding phosphotriesterase: MGEVRGVLGAVDAADLGLVLPHEHLFNDLSSAVAEPSYASTRRLVEAEVGPEWQFLLRQDPYCCADNVAVKDHASVVREVAAFAAAGGGTVVDATGSAAIGRDPRALAAVAEATGVNVIMGTGAYLEKFEGERITAVAVEAQTSRILSELDEGVGDTGIRAGVIGEVGVSPLFTDGERASLRAAALAQAARPDVGLNIHLPGWQRRGHEVLDLVLDECGAVAGKVALAHSDPSGDDPGYQRELLERGVLLEFDMIGLDISFPGEGVAPTVAQTAHAVARWVHEGFGDQIMLSHDLFLKQMWTHNGGNGLVFVPTVFADLLQAEGVSADAVARLMRDVPARWLTA, from the coding sequence GTGGGTGAGGTGCGCGGCGTCCTCGGTGCGGTCGACGCGGCGGACCTCGGGCTGGTGCTGCCGCACGAACACCTCTTCAACGACCTGTCCTCCGCGGTCGCCGAGCCCTCCTACGCCTCCACCCGGCGGCTCGTCGAGGCGGAAGTGGGGCCGGAGTGGCAGTTCCTGCTTCGCCAGGATCCGTACTGCTGCGCCGACAATGTGGCGGTGAAAGACCACGCGAGCGTCGTGCGCGAGGTGGCCGCGTTCGCCGCGGCGGGCGGCGGCACAGTGGTCGACGCGACCGGCAGCGCGGCGATCGGCCGGGATCCGCGAGCGCTGGCGGCGGTGGCCGAGGCGACCGGCGTCAACGTCATCATGGGCACCGGCGCGTACCTGGAGAAGTTCGAGGGCGAGCGCATCACCGCGGTCGCCGTCGAAGCGCAGACCTCGCGCATTCTCTCGGAGCTGGACGAGGGCGTGGGGGACACCGGGATCCGAGCCGGCGTCATCGGCGAGGTCGGCGTCTCCCCGCTGTTCACCGACGGAGAACGGGCTTCCTTGCGTGCCGCCGCGCTCGCGCAGGCGGCCCGGCCGGACGTCGGGCTCAACATTCATCTGCCGGGCTGGCAACGCCGCGGGCACGAGGTGCTCGACCTGGTGCTGGACGAATGCGGTGCGGTCGCGGGCAAAGTCGCGCTGGCGCACAGCGATCCGTCCGGCGACGATCCCGGCTACCAGCGGGAGCTTCTCGAACGCGGCGTGCTGCTGGAGTTCGACATGATCGGCCTCGACATCTCGTTCCCCGGCGAAGGCGTGGCCCCGACGGTCGCCCAGACCGCGCACGCCGTGGCCCGGTGGGTGCACGAGGGTTTCGGGGACCAGATCATGTTGTCGCACGATCTGTTCCTGAAGCAGATGTGGACGCACAACGGCGGAAACGGCCTGGTCTTCGTGCCGACCGTCTTCGCCGATCTGCTTCAAGCCGAAGGCGTTTCGGCGGACGCCGTGGCCCGGCTGATGCGAGACGTCCCGGCGCGATGGCTGACCGCATGA
- a CDS encoding M20 family metallopeptidase has product MTDEALDLLRDLVRQDTTSGDSAAQAAAQELAVAYATATAGVQVRQRSASGRPWVLLGTGSGDGTLFVCHLDTVPVGSPDLWDRAPFSADVDEKFLHGRGSVDMKGGLVAAVEALRNAAEAGADAQVLLTSDEEIGCRGAAEAAASLQLTPRIVVVPEATRNRVSLGHRGATWLRLAAVGKAAHGSTPQLGRNAIQLLAERALGALDSLPLSTEDYLGDETVNVGTFAGGTATNIVPASAVLTLDVRTVDGGAPAIAWASSLDPAISAEVELDLPAVRTARLPEVLADQVTAPAAAYFTDASALAGSVSGAPIVIWGPGDPREMHAANEKLELESWREAVRNYRELVLSAAR; this is encoded by the coding sequence ATGACCGACGAAGCTCTCGACCTGCTGCGCGACCTGGTCCGTCAGGACACCACCTCCGGCGACAGCGCCGCGCAGGCCGCCGCCCAGGAGCTGGCTGTCGCTTATGCCACCGCCACCGCGGGCGTCCAGGTGCGGCAACGCTCCGCCTCCGGACGCCCGTGGGTGCTGCTCGGCACCGGTTCGGGCGACGGCACGCTGTTCGTGTGCCACCTCGACACCGTCCCGGTCGGTTCCCCTGACCTGTGGGATCGCGCGCCGTTCTCCGCGGACGTCGACGAGAAGTTCCTGCACGGCCGGGGCAGCGTCGACATGAAGGGCGGGCTCGTCGCCGCGGTGGAAGCGTTGCGCAACGCCGCGGAAGCCGGTGCCGACGCGCAGGTCCTCCTCACCAGCGACGAGGAGATCGGCTGCCGGGGCGCGGCGGAGGCGGCGGCTTCGCTGCAGCTGACGCCGCGGATCGTCGTGGTGCCGGAGGCGACGCGGAACCGCGTCTCGCTCGGGCACCGCGGGGCCACGTGGCTGCGTCTCGCCGCGGTGGGGAAGGCCGCCCACGGGTCCACGCCTCAGCTCGGGCGCAACGCGATCCAGCTGCTCGCCGAGCGGGCTCTCGGCGCGCTCGATTCCCTGCCACTGTCCACTGAGGACTACCTGGGCGACGAAACCGTCAACGTCGGCACGTTCGCCGGGGGGACCGCGACGAATATCGTTCCCGCGTCGGCGGTTCTGACCCTCGACGTGCGCACTGTGGACGGCGGCGCGCCCGCGATCGCTTGGGCGTCCTCGCTCGATCCGGCCATCAGCGCGGAGGTGGAGCTCGACTTGCCCGCGGTCCGCACCGCGCGGCTGCCGGAGGTGCTCGCCGACCAGGTCACGGCACCCGCCGCCGCCTATTTCACCGACGCCTCCGCCTTGGCCGGGTCCGTGTCCGGAGCCCCGATCGTGATCTGGGGCCCCGGGGATCCGCGGGAAATGCACGCGGCGAACGAGAAGCTGGAGCTGGAGTCCTGGAGGGAGGCGGTGCGCAACTACCGCGAACTGGTGTTGTCCGCCGCCCGCTAG
- a CDS encoding DMT family transporter: MSTSPTRRATSVVVLTIATVFAGMLGPLQSLVNGHLGTALGDGHAAALVSFGTGLVLMLVIVLARARTRTAFFRLPGQLVRGEIPRWNFFAGLCGAVIVLSEGVTVGFLGVAIFQTSLISGMVISGVVCDRLGIGVPFKQAMSAPRVAGAILAICATVLVVSPNWSAPHMIALAVMPFVGGLLAGWQPAGNSEIGLLSGSMFISITWNFLIGFVALGLVYVVRMVAAGAHFALPGTWWMYFGGPLGLLSIALMALLVRGLGLLLLGLASTAGQLIGSLLLEVVAPAAGSSLHLVTVLGALVALAAAAIAMIPSRHTAEPAVLAQPAEVPRG; encoded by the coding sequence ATGAGTACGTCACCCACCCGCCGCGCGACCTCGGTCGTCGTGCTGACGATCGCGACCGTCTTCGCCGGCATGCTCGGCCCGTTGCAGTCGCTGGTCAACGGACATCTCGGCACCGCGCTCGGCGACGGGCACGCCGCCGCGCTGGTGTCCTTCGGCACCGGCCTGGTGCTGATGCTGGTCATCGTGCTGGCGCGCGCCCGTACGCGCACCGCGTTCTTCCGGCTGCCGGGTCAGCTGGTGCGCGGCGAGATCCCGCGCTGGAACTTCTTCGCCGGCCTGTGCGGCGCGGTGATCGTGCTGTCCGAGGGCGTGACGGTGGGCTTCCTCGGGGTGGCGATCTTCCAGACCTCGCTGATCTCCGGCATGGTCATCTCCGGCGTGGTGTGCGACCGGCTCGGCATCGGCGTCCCGTTCAAGCAGGCGATGAGCGCGCCGCGCGTCGCCGGGGCGATCCTGGCCATCTGCGCCACGGTGCTGGTCGTTTCGCCGAACTGGTCGGCCCCGCACATGATCGCGCTGGCGGTCATGCCGTTCGTCGGCGGCCTGCTCGCCGGCTGGCAGCCCGCGGGCAACTCCGAGATCGGCCTGCTGTCCGGGTCGATGTTCATCTCCATCACCTGGAACTTCCTGATCGGCTTCGTCGCGCTCGGTCTCGTGTACGTGGTGCGGATGGTCGCCGCGGGCGCGCACTTCGCCTTGCCGGGCACGTGGTGGATGTACTTCGGCGGGCCGCTCGGCCTCCTGTCGATCGCGCTGATGGCTTTGCTGGTGCGCGGTCTGGGGCTTCTGCTGCTGGGGCTGGCCTCCACGGCCGGTCAGCTCATCGGCTCGCTGCTGCTCGAGGTCGTCGCTCCCGCGGCGGGTTCCAGCCTGCACCTGGTGACCGTCCTCGGCGCGCTCGTGGCGCTGGCGGCCGCGGCGATCGCGATGATTCCCTCGCGGCACACGGCCGAACCCGCGGTCCTCGCCCAGCCGGCCGAGGTGCCTCGTGGGTGA
- a CDS encoding glutamine amidotransferase, whose product MVKVLLAGESWVSATIDHKGYDPFAHTQVEIGCERLLAALAAEGVEVTHLRSHDVAEKFPQTLEELGAYDVVLLSDVGSNTLLLHPDTFTRGRPTPNRLKLLREWVQGGGGLMMAGGYLSFQGFEGKANYHRTPIEEILPVDLDPFDDRVETPEGVRAQVVRADHPVVAGLDPEWPILLGYQHTTLKPDAELLATVEGDVMLAARRVGKGRTLAFTSDISPHWAPEEFMSWDGYRKLFAQALTWLAGRDS is encoded by the coding sequence ATGGTCAAGGTCCTGCTAGCGGGGGAGTCGTGGGTCAGTGCGACGATCGACCACAAGGGATACGACCCGTTCGCGCACACGCAGGTGGAGATCGGGTGCGAGCGGCTGCTGGCGGCGCTGGCGGCGGAAGGGGTCGAGGTGACTCACCTGCGTTCGCACGACGTCGCCGAGAAATTCCCGCAGACGCTGGAGGAACTCGGGGCCTACGACGTCGTGCTGCTCTCCGACGTCGGCTCCAACACCCTGCTGCTGCACCCGGACACGTTCACCCGCGGCCGTCCGACGCCCAACCGGCTGAAGCTGCTGCGCGAATGGGTCCAGGGCGGGGGCGGCCTGATGATGGCCGGCGGCTACCTGAGCTTCCAGGGCTTCGAGGGCAAGGCGAACTACCACCGCACGCCGATCGAGGAGATCCTCCCGGTCGACCTCGACCCGTTCGACGACCGCGTCGAAACCCCGGAGGGCGTCCGCGCCCAGGTCGTGCGGGCGGACCATCCGGTGGTCGCCGGGCTGGACCCGGAATGGCCGATCCTGCTGGGCTACCAGCACACCACGCTGAAGCCGGACGCCGAACTGCTGGCCACCGTCGAGGGCGACGTCATGCTGGCCGCGCGCCGGGTCGGCAAGGGCCGCACCCTCGCGTTCACGTCGGACATCTCCCCGCACTGGGCTCCGGAGGAGTTCATGAGCTGGGACGGGTACCGCAAGCTTTTCGCCCAGGCGCTGACCTGGCTCGCCGGACGCGACAGCTGA
- a CDS encoding FAD-binding oxidoreductase, protein MRVIVVGGGIVGAAAGYELARAGVDTVLVDGAASGRATSAGAGIICPWSSTVDDPDWYRMAAGGAEHYEELRAALAEDGETELGYRRVGSLRLVSESEAAQAFQRVAERAKEAPLAGEVELVDGRQAQELFPPLAHDGPAIYLPGAARLDGRLVRDAMRRAAVRRGARIVEGTASIVADGTVRGVLVGEEFIGADAVIAAAGAWSPALLGPLGVEVRVEPQRGQIVHLRLPGTDTSQWPVVLPQSSHYLLAFDDSRIVVGATREDGAGFDNRVTAAGLAEVLTEALSVAPGLADATYVETRVGFRPAGPDIRPLLGAVPQVKGLVVANGLGASGLTMGPYAGSIAARLAREVDPGIDLKPYDPLR, encoded by the coding sequence ATGCGCGTGATCGTGGTCGGCGGCGGGATCGTCGGTGCGGCAGCCGGGTACGAACTGGCCCGGGCCGGAGTGGACACGGTGCTGGTCGACGGGGCGGCGAGCGGCCGGGCGACGTCGGCCGGGGCCGGGATCATCTGTCCCTGGTCGTCCACAGTGGACGATCCGGACTGGTACCGGATGGCGGCCGGCGGGGCGGAGCACTACGAGGAATTGCGCGCGGCGCTGGCCGAGGACGGCGAGACGGAGCTCGGTTACCGCCGGGTCGGCTCGCTGCGACTGGTGTCGGAAAGCGAAGCGGCGCAAGCGTTTCAGCGCGTGGCGGAGCGGGCGAAGGAAGCGCCGCTGGCGGGCGAGGTCGAGTTGGTCGACGGCCGTCAAGCGCAGGAACTGTTCCCGCCGCTCGCGCACGACGGTCCGGCCATCTACCTTCCGGGCGCGGCCCGGCTCGATGGCCGGCTGGTGCGCGACGCGATGCGGCGAGCCGCGGTGCGGCGTGGGGCGCGGATCGTCGAAGGCACCGCGTCGATCGTCGCGGACGGGACGGTTCGCGGGGTGCTGGTCGGCGAGGAGTTCATCGGCGCGGACGCGGTGATCGCCGCCGCGGGGGCGTGGTCGCCCGCGTTGCTGGGGCCGCTCGGGGTCGAGGTGCGGGTGGAACCGCAGCGCGGGCAGATCGTGCATCTTCGGCTGCCGGGCACGGATACCTCGCAGTGGCCGGTGGTGCTGCCGCAGTCGAGCCACTACCTGCTGGCCTTCGACGATTCGCGGATCGTGGTCGGTGCGACGCGGGAGGACGGGGCGGGCTTCGACAACCGGGTCACCGCGGCCGGGCTGGCGGAGGTGCTGACCGAAGCGTTGTCGGTGGCCCCGGGGCTGGCGGACGCGACGTACGTGGAGACCCGGGTGGGATTCCGTCCCGCCGGGCCGGACATCCGGCCGCTGCTCGGTGCGGTGCCGCAGGTCAAGGGGCTGGTGGTGGCCAACGGCCTCGGTGCGTCGGGGCTGACGATGGGACCGTACGCGGGTTCCATCGCGGCTCGGCTGGCTAGGGAGGTCGACCCGGGGATCGACCTGAAGCCGTACGACCCGTTGCGGTGA
- a CDS encoding putative Ig domain-containing protein, producing the protein MAGFAALALTAPALPAVAAPAPAAAHPTARVCAEKPKPGMVTCFAERQTDTMRALLSPGALPSGFGPADLRSAYNLTAAGSSAATVAIVDSNDDPNAESDLASYRSTYGLPPCTTANGCFTKVNENGQTSPLPAADSGWAGEISLDVDMVSAICPNCHILLVEANQPSMADLGTAVNTAVSMGAKYVSNSYGGGEDGSEPSSDSSYFHHPGVAITASTGDNGYGISYPASSQYVTAVGGTSLTRNSSARGWGETAWSGAGSGCSGYVAKPAFQNVTTGCGKRAVADVSAVADPQTGVAVYQTYGGSGWAVYGGTSASAPIIASVYALAGTPGASDTPAAYPYSHTGNLNDVTSGSNGSCSTPVQCNAGPGWDGPTGLGTPNGTAAFSAGAPSGGVTANNPGNQNGVVGTAASLQLSASGGSGGYTWTASGLPAGLSISSGGLISGTPTTAGTYSVTATAKDSSGATGSTTFSWTIAPTGGGTCSGQKLGNPGFENGTSPWTASAGVISTSSSGEAPHSGSYLAYLDGYGSAHTDTVSQSVTIPSGCHATLSYYLHVDTAETTTTTAYDKLTVKAGSTTLATYSNLNQANGYQLHTVDMSAFAGQTVTITFTGTEDSSLQTSFCLDDTALTVS; encoded by the coding sequence ATGGCCGGTTTCGCGGCCTTGGCCTTGACCGCCCCGGCCCTGCCCGCCGTGGCGGCGCCCGCGCCCGCCGCGGCGCATCCCACCGCCCGCGTCTGCGCCGAGAAGCCGAAGCCCGGCATGGTCACGTGTTTCGCCGAACGCCAGACCGACACCATGCGCGCGCTGCTCTCCCCGGGCGCGCTGCCCAGCGGGTTCGGCCCCGCGGACCTGCGCTCCGCCTACAACCTCACCGCCGCGGGCAGTTCCGCGGCCACGGTGGCCATCGTCGACTCCAACGACGACCCGAACGCTGAATCGGACCTCGCGAGCTACCGCTCCACCTACGGTCTCCCGCCCTGCACCACCGCGAACGGCTGTTTCACAAAGGTGAACGAAAACGGGCAGACCAGCCCGCTCCCGGCCGCCGATTCCGGCTGGGCGGGCGAAATCTCGCTCGACGTCGACATGGTTTCGGCGATCTGCCCGAATTGCCACATTCTGCTCGTCGAAGCGAACCAGCCGAGCATGGCCGATCTCGGCACCGCGGTGAACACCGCCGTGTCGATGGGCGCGAAATACGTCTCCAACAGCTACGGCGGCGGCGAGGACGGTTCCGAACCCTCGTCCGACTCGAGCTACTTCCACCACCCGGGCGTCGCGATCACCGCGAGCACCGGCGACAACGGCTACGGCATCAGCTACCCGGCCTCGTCGCAGTACGTGACCGCGGTCGGCGGCACCTCGCTGACCCGCAACAGCAGCGCGCGCGGCTGGGGCGAAACCGCGTGGAGCGGCGCGGGCAGCGGCTGCTCGGGCTACGTGGCGAAGCCCGCGTTCCAGAACGTGACGACCGGCTGCGGCAAGCGCGCGGTCGCCGACGTCTCGGCCGTGGCCGACCCGCAGACCGGCGTCGCGGTCTACCAGACCTACGGCGGCAGCGGCTGGGCTGTGTACGGCGGCACCAGCGCGTCCGCCCCGATCATCGCGTCGGTGTACGCCCTCGCCGGCACGCCCGGCGCGTCCGACACCCCCGCCGCCTACCCGTACTCGCACACCGGAAACCTCAACGACGTGACCTCCGGCAGCAACGGCAGCTGCTCGACCCCGGTGCAGTGCAACGCCGGCCCGGGCTGGGACGGCCCGACCGGCCTCGGCACTCCCAACGGCACCGCGGCGTTCAGCGCGGGCGCCCCGAGCGGCGGCGTCACGGCGAACAACCCGGGCAACCAGAACGGCGTCGTCGGCACCGCGGCGAGCCTGCAGCTCTCCGCGTCCGGCGGCAGCGGCGGCTACACCTGGACCGCCAGCGGCCTGCCCGCCGGACTGTCGATCAGCTCCGGCGGACTGATCTCCGGCACGCCGACCACCGCGGGCACGTACTCGGTGACCGCGACCGCCAAGGACTCCTCCGGCGCCACCGGCTCCACCACGTTCAGCTGGACGATCGCCCCGACCGGCGGCGGCACCTGTTCCGGCCAGAAACTGGGCAACCCCGGCTTCGAGAACGGCACCAGCCCTTGGACCGCGTCCGCCGGCGTGATCAGCACGTCGTCCAGCGGCGAAGCCCCGCACAGCGGCAGCTACCTCGCCTACCTCGACGGCTACGGCAGCGCGCACACCGACACGGTCTCGCAGTCGGTGACCATCCCCTCGGGCTGCCACGCCACGCTGAGCTACTACCTGCACGTCGACACCGCCGAAACGACCACCACGACGGCCTACGACAAGCTGACCGTCAAGGCCGGTTCGACCACGCTCGCCACCTACTCGAACCTGAACCAGGCGAACGGATACCAGCTGCACACCGTTGACATGTCGGCCTTCGCCGGCCAGACGGTGACGATCACCTTCACCGGCACCGAGGACTCGAGCCTGCAGACGTCGTTCTGCCTCGACGACACGGCGCTGACCGTGAGCTGA